TCGCGCCCACTTTCGCAGCCGCATGAACTCGAATCGCAGCGCAGTAGCGGCCTATAAAGATAATGAGCGCCTCGATGAATTAGCCCTAGACCTCTTGGGACAGGTACTATTTTGTACGGGTACTGCTGGAATTCACCGATTCTGGTCTAGTCTATTTGATGGAGAAGTCGCCTAGCGTCATTATGACCATTCAACGCCAATATCTGTTACCGAACTGTACGCTGACCCTCGAAGGTCTGAGTAACGCCATCGGCACCCAGGAGCTAAGACCCTCTCTGGATACGCTGATGCGATTTGAATGTCATTTTGCAAAGCTCGATCAGACCTTGGTTGGGGGACTCGATTTTCTGGAGAGCCTCATTCAAGCCACGAGTGAGTGCACGCAGTCCTGGATGAGCGGGGTTCAGCATACAAAAGCGAAGCGAAAGGCTAGAACAGCAGATCAGGTTCAACTCCAACCGGCCACTGATGGACAGTTTCAGATGTCAGTGCCAACAACTCTACTGAGTACAACGGGGTCAGAAACACAGTCCGTTGACCTGCAGCTATCGACGGTTCAGCTTTTCGATCTCTCGGAGGCCCTCGATCAGCTCTTGGCAGACTCTCAAACACTTCCCAACCTCTCTTCAAATATTCAGCCACTCTCTCGCAGAGAAGCACTGTCAGGGCAACCTCTGGCGAAACGAGCAGCACCGCTCGCGTTGGGAACAGTGAGTCTTGCGATCGCAACCAGCGCCCTATACTTTGTCCCAGCCCCTGAGATTAGTCGGCCTAAGGATGAACCCATCCCAACCGAGACGCCCGTCATACCAGGGACATCACCGCCACCAACCGGTGAAACAACTCCAGCTGAGCCAGGAGAAACCAATCCCAATCCTTCAAGTCCCGCGTCTCCCGCAACACCGTCAACGGAGACGCCTTAGATAAAGCTAAAAGGTAGCGCGACAATTTCCTCTAAAATGCTAGTCGGGCCTTAGATCGCAAGAAGCTAAGAAGACGATATATCTTCTTTCTCTCTGCAATCTGGAGCCTCTGAGGACCCCTGACGTATCATCTGGAGAATTATCGTGGACTTATCGCTCATACCCGCGCAACCAAAATTAGGCATTGTCAACGTTCTGATTGAGATCCCAGCCGGGAGCAAGAACAAGTACGAGTTTGATAAGGACATGCAGGCAATGGCTCTCGACCGAGTGCTCTTCGCCTCAGTGCAGTATCCCTATGACTATGGCTTTATTCCCAATACACTGGCCGACGATGGTGACCCCTTAGACGGCATGGTGCTAATGGATCAGCCCACCTTTCCTGGCTGTGTAATTGCAGCCCGTCCCATCGGCATGCTGGAAATGATTGACGGCGGCGACCGCGACGAAAAAGTTCTCTGCGTTCCAGCAGAAGACCCGCGCTACAACGAAGTAACCTCCCTTAAAGATATTGCACCTCACCGCCTAGAAGAGATTGCCGAATTCTTCCGCACTTACAAAAATCTTGAGAAGAAAGTAACCGAGATTCTGGGCTGGCAGGATGTTGAGAAGGTCAATCCCCTCGTCAAGGAATGTATTGAAGCGGGTAAAAAGTAAAACAGGTTCAACCTTAGAAATCTTGCCCTTGCCTTGCATCCCTCTCCCTGGGGAGAGAAGTGACGAAGTTATTTCTTCCTTCTCCCTCGGGAGAGAAGGCTGGGAGATCAAAGCCAAGGATTTGAGCCAGGGACCAATCTGTTCCTCAGTTCGCAGTAAGCTATGGACTGGGCGTACATTATGAAGTCAACATGGCCACCATTAACGACAACTATCTCAAACTGAAAGCAGGCTATCTATTCCCAGAGATTGCGCGCCGCGTAACGGCCTTTGCTGAGGCCAATCCCGAGGCACCCATTATCAAACTGGGAATTGGTGATGTCACTGAACCCCTACCCGAAGCCTGCCGCGCGGCCATGATTACAGCGGTTGAAGACATGGGCGATCGCAACTCTTTCAAAGGTTACGGCCCCGAGCAAGGCTACCCGTGGCTCCGGGAAAAGATCGCAGCCCAAGACTTTCAGGCCCGAGGCTGTGAGATTGACGCCTCCGAGATCTTCGTCTCCGACGGAGCAAAGTGCGACAGCGGCAACATTCTAGATATTTTCGGCAACCAGAATACGATTGCCGTCACCGACCCCGTCTATCCCGTCTACGTTGACACCAACGTCATGGCCGGACACACCGGTCCCGCGAATGAAGACGGTAAGTATGGCGGGCTGGTCTATATGCCGATCACGGCAGAGAACGACTTCACCGCTGAAATTCCTGATCAGCAGATTGATCTCATTTATCTTTGCTTTCCTAACAACCCCACCGGAGCAGTCGCCAGCAAAGCCCACCTCAAAGCTTGGGTTGACTACGCCAAAGCCAACGGTTCAATTATCTTTTTTGACGCCGCCTACGAAGCCTTCATCACCGATCCTGAGCTGCCTCACTCCATCTATGAGATTGAAGGTGCCAGAGATTGCGCCATCGAGTTTCGATCCTTCTCTAAAAATGCCGGATTCACGGGGACGCGCTGCGCCTTCACCGTCGTCCCCAAATCTGTAAAAGCCAAGGCTGCAGATGGCTCAGACGTAGAGCTATGGAAACTCTGGAATCGTCGCCAATCGACAAAATTCAACGGCGTATCCTATATTGTCCAGCGCGGAGCCGAGGCCGTTTACTCCGAAGCAGGTCAAGCTCAAATCAAAGCCTTAATCCAGTTTTACTTAGAGAACGCCCAGATTATCCGAGATCAGCTCACAGCGGCGGGCCTCGCCGTTTACGGTGGCGTCAATGCCCCCTACGTCTGGGTCAAGACTCCCGACAACATCTCTAGCTGGGACTTCTTCGATAAACTGCTGCATAACTCCAACGTCGTCGGCACCCCCGGCTCAGGGTTTGGTGCTGCTGGAGAAGGCTACTTTCGAATTTCGGCCTTCAACAGCCGTGAGAACGTAAACGAAGCCATGCGGCGCATTACCTCCGCAGCCTAGTTGTTTGCCATAGCTCTCCTCTAGGGCGCACCAGATCATAGGCGATCAGTTAAAGGGAATGAATGAGAGAAAGATCTCACCCATTCCTTACAGATGTTATGTACGGCAGCAGCACAAATGCCTATTAACATCATGCCTAACAGAGGGAACTCTATAAGCAAGGGCTGCTGAATCTGCAGCTATCAGGAGAATATATCCGGTAGATCCTGTCTCTATCAGCCCAGGAAAATTCGTTTTGTAACAAATAATCTAAATACGTGACGAATTTAGCCGATTGAGATATGAATATAGGAATCACTCAAATCCTGTATCACTGGTTGACTCTTCCCTAACCTCAAATTGACTTGAGAGATGAATTGATTCAGTGATCCCCACACTCAACTCACTCACATAGGATTACCTTGAAATGTCGATGACAAAGCGTTCACTAAACTTGCTGGCCCTATTCACTTCAGTTAATGCAGTGGGCCTAATACTACCAACCCTTCAGGCCGCGGAAGCTGCGCCAAAGCCTCACAACTATAACCCAGCTCTAGTTGCAATCTATACTTCAAGCTGCATGAAACAGCTTAATAGAAATCCCGATGCTAAGAAAGCATGTCAGTGCTCTGTTAGAGAGATGCAAAAGCACCACGCTCAAACACAGGCCGTTGCAATTGTGAAAAAAGCAAAGTCTAGTTCTAGCGTTGATCCGTCAACTGGCGTTCCCAACGGGATGTCTAAATATTTTGCTCCCTGCCTATAATTCACTCACTAGAAAATATCTTCTTAGAATCCCGAACAAAGCGAGTTGCGCTTGGAGGTTGTCTCGAAAATATCTAGAGTTCGAGGCTCTTGACTCCTTAAACGTTAAACTCACCAGTCGAAATTACGGTAGAGGCTCATCAGCCCTCAGTTTACTGCTCAATCTCGCCATCGGCGAACTTCTGGGTCATTAGGTAAGCCTCTTCATCCGTAAGCTGTTTGGGTGGATGTTTCATAAAGTAGGCTGAAGGCGAGAGTAGAGCGCCACCAATGTTGCGATCTAGGGCGACCTTGCAGCATCGAATCGCATCAATCACAACACCAGCCGAATTCGGAGAGTCCTCCACAGACAGCCGCATCTCTAGATGCATCGGCACGTTACCAAATAGCTTGCCCTCAATGCGAATAAAGGCAACTTTATTATCTTTCTGCCAAGGGACATAGTCACTCGGCCCCACGTGGATATTTTCTGGTTCGAGAGGCTCTGCGAGGGCAGATTGAACAGCCTCAGTTTTAGAGACTTTCTTAGACACTAGGCGACTACGATTGGTCATGTTTAAGAAGTCTGTGTTGCCCCCCGTATTCAGCTGGTAGGTTCGCTCAACCTTAACGCCCCGCTTCTTGAATAGATCGGAGAGCACCCGATGGGTAATCGTGGCTCCAACCTGTGATTTGATGTCATCACCAATAATCGGGAGTTTGGCCTGCTGGAAGCGTTCAGCCCAGCTCGGATTGCTGGCAATAAAGACAGGAATACAGTTAATAAACGCGACCCCAGCCTTGAGAGCGCACTCGGCATAGAACTGCGTTGCTTGCTCAGAGCCAACCGGTAGATAGTTGATCAGGATTTCTGCACCAGAATCCTGCAGCTTTTGCACAACAGCGTCTGAACTAGGCTCAGGATGCTGACTTTTTACGAAGGTCTGAGCCTCAGGAAATTCTGACATATGCCCAGAGCAACCATCTAAAACGCAGCCCATACTGACGTTGATGTTGCTTTTTGGCATATTTTCGCACAAAACGGTGGTGCAGTTGGGGGCAGCAAAAATGGCCTCATTAATATCGTGGTCAACCTTGCGCTGGTCAATATCAAAGGCACAGACAGCTTGAATATCACCGGGTTGATATCCACCTAGCTCCCAGTTCATGAGGCCAATGACTTCCGGCTCATCCGCACAGCGATAATATTCAATCCCCTGTAGGAGCGCACTGGCACAGTTACCTAACCCAACGATCGCGATTTTAATTGTGTTCGCCATTATTGCTCCCTAAGGTCTGGACTGCGTCCAATTTCTGCGCAAAGCTAATAATACGGCAGAACGGAACTGGATTGATCGATGG
Above is a window of Acaryochloris thomasi RCC1774 DNA encoding:
- a CDS encoding DUF4335 domain-containing protein; this encodes MTIQRQYLLPNCTLTLEGLSNAIGTQELRPSLDTLMRFECHFAKLDQTLVGGLDFLESLIQATSECTQSWMSGVQHTKAKRKARTADQVQLQPATDGQFQMSVPTTLLSTTGSETQSVDLQLSTVQLFDLSEALDQLLADSQTLPNLSSNIQPLSRREALSGQPLAKRAAPLALGTVSLAIATSALYFVPAPEISRPKDEPIPTETPVIPGTSPPPTGETTPAEPGETNPNPSSPASPATPSTETP
- a CDS encoding inorganic diphosphatase → MDLSLIPAQPKLGIVNVLIEIPAGSKNKYEFDKDMQAMALDRVLFASVQYPYDYGFIPNTLADDGDPLDGMVLMDQPTFPGCVIAARPIGMLEMIDGGDRDEKVLCVPAEDPRYNEVTSLKDIAPHRLEEIAEFFRTYKNLEKKVTEILGWQDVEKVNPLVKECIEAGKK
- a CDS encoding LL-diaminopimelate aminotransferase gives rise to the protein MATINDNYLKLKAGYLFPEIARRVTAFAEANPEAPIIKLGIGDVTEPLPEACRAAMITAVEDMGDRNSFKGYGPEQGYPWLREKIAAQDFQARGCEIDASEIFVSDGAKCDSGNILDIFGNQNTIAVTDPVYPVYVDTNVMAGHTGPANEDGKYGGLVYMPITAENDFTAEIPDQQIDLIYLCFPNNPTGAVASKAHLKAWVDYAKANGSIIFFDAAYEAFITDPELPHSIYEIEGARDCAIEFRSFSKNAGFTGTRCAFTVVPKSVKAKAADGSDVELWKLWNRRQSTKFNGVSYIVQRGAEAVYSEAGQAQIKALIQFYLENAQIIRDQLTAAGLAVYGGVNAPYVWVKTPDNISSWDFFDKLLHNSNVVGTPGSGFGAAGEGYFRISAFNSRENVNEAMRRITSAA
- a CDS encoding inositol-3-phosphate synthase; this translates as MANTIKIAIVGLGNCASALLQGIEYYRCADEPEVIGLMNWELGGYQPGDIQAVCAFDIDQRKVDHDINEAIFAAPNCTTVLCENMPKSNINVSMGCVLDGCSGHMSEFPEAQTFVKSQHPEPSSDAVVQKLQDSGAEILINYLPVGSEQATQFYAECALKAGVAFINCIPVFIASNPSWAERFQQAKLPIIGDDIKSQVGATITHRVLSDLFKKRGVKVERTYQLNTGGNTDFLNMTNRSRLVSKKVSKTEAVQSALAEPLEPENIHVGPSDYVPWQKDNKVAFIRIEGKLFGNVPMHLEMRLSVEDSPNSAGVVIDAIRCCKVALDRNIGGALLSPSAYFMKHPPKQLTDEEAYLMTQKFADGEIEQ